From Streptomyces sp. NBC_00237, a single genomic window includes:
- the thiC gene encoding phosphomethylpyrimidine synthase ThiC: protein MTTMDARTPASDQDGRTPGWHKGYVDGSRPDLRVPVRQVHLTNGKDVTLYDTSGPYTDPNIETDVRRGLAPLRENWIVGRGDTEEYAGRPVRPEDDGIKHTSPRGGLLRSGATDLRNLDAVFPGRPRQPRRGRDGQAVTQLAYARRGEITPEMEYVAIRENVSPEVVREEIAAGRAVLPANVNHPEIEPMIIGKRFLVKVNANIGNSAVTSSIEEEVDKMTWATKWGADTVMDLSTGRNIHTTREWILRNAPVPIGTVPLYQALEKVDGRAEALTWEVYKDTVIEQAEQGVDYMTVHAGVRLAYVPLTARRKTGIVSRGGSIMAAWCLAHHRESFLYEHFEELCEIFAAYDVTYSLGDGLRPGSIADANDEAQFAELKTLGELNTIAKRYNVQTMIEGPGHVPMHKIKENIDLQQEICEEAPFYTLGPLTTDVAPAYDHITSGIGAAMIAWWGTAMLCYVTPKEHLGLPNRDDVKTGVITYKIAAHAADLAKGHPGAQEWDDALSDARFEFRWEDQFNLALDPDTAREFHDETLPAEPAKTAHFCSMCGPKFCSMKISHDIRREHGGTAEEIEAGMAEKSAEFAAAGNRVYLPIAD from the coding sequence ATGACCACGATGGATGCACGCACGCCTGCCTCCGACCAGGACGGGCGCACGCCCGGCTGGCACAAGGGGTACGTCGACGGATCGCGTCCGGACCTTCGGGTTCCGGTCCGTCAGGTGCACCTGACCAACGGGAAGGACGTGACGCTGTACGACACGTCCGGCCCGTACACCGACCCGAACATCGAGACGGACGTACGGCGTGGCCTCGCCCCGCTGCGCGAGAACTGGATCGTCGGGCGCGGCGACACCGAGGAGTACGCGGGCCGCCCGGTCCGCCCCGAGGACGACGGCATCAAGCACACGTCCCCGCGCGGGGGCCTCCTCCGGAGCGGAGCGACTGATCTTCGCAACCTCGACGCGGTCTTCCCCGGCCGCCCGCGCCAGCCCCGGCGGGGCCGCGACGGGCAGGCCGTGACCCAGCTCGCGTACGCACGTCGCGGGGAGATCACGCCCGAGATGGAGTACGTGGCGATCCGGGAGAACGTCTCGCCCGAGGTCGTACGGGAGGAGATCGCCGCAGGCCGTGCGGTGCTTCCCGCGAACGTGAACCACCCGGAGATCGAGCCGATGATCATCGGCAAGCGGTTCCTGGTGAAGGTCAACGCCAACATCGGGAACTCCGCGGTCACCTCCTCGATCGAGGAGGAGGTGGACAAGATGACCTGGGCGACCAAGTGGGGTGCCGACACGGTCATGGACCTGTCCACCGGCCGCAACATCCACACCACCCGTGAGTGGATCCTGCGCAACGCGCCGGTACCGATCGGCACCGTGCCGCTGTACCAGGCCCTGGAGAAGGTCGACGGTCGCGCCGAGGCCCTGACCTGGGAGGTCTACAAGGACACGGTCATCGAGCAGGCCGAGCAGGGCGTGGACTACATGACGGTCCACGCGGGCGTGCGCCTGGCGTACGTGCCGCTCACCGCGCGCCGCAAGACCGGCATCGTCTCGCGCGGCGGGTCGATCATGGCGGCCTGGTGCCTGGCGCACCACAGGGAGTCGTTCCTGTACGAGCACTTCGAGGAGCTCTGCGAGATCTTCGCCGCGTACGACGTGACGTACTCGCTGGGCGACGGGCTGCGGCCCGGGTCGATCGCGGACGCCAACGACGAGGCGCAGTTCGCGGAGTTGAAGACGCTCGGGGAACTCAACACGATCGCCAAGCGTTACAACGTACAGACCATGATCGAGGGCCCGGGACACGTCCCGATGCACAAGATCAAGGAGAACATCGACCTCCAGCAGGAGATCTGCGAGGAGGCGCCGTTCTACACGCTCGGCCCGCTGACGACCGATGTGGCGCCCGCCTACGACCACATCACCTCCGGCATCGGCGCCGCGATGATCGCCTGGTGGGGCACCGCGATGCTCTGCTACGTGACGCCCAAGGAGCACCTGGGCCTGCCCAACCGGGACGACGTGAAGACCGGCGTCATCACGTACAAGATCGCTGCGCACGCGGCGGACCTCGCCAAGGGCCACCCGGGTGCGCAGGAGTGGGACGACGCGCTGAGCGACGCGCGGTTCGAGTTCCGGTGGGAGGACCAGTTCAACCTGGCCCTCGACCCGGACACGGCACGGGAGTTCCACGACGAGACGCTCCCGGCCGAACCGGCGAAGACGGCGCACTTCTGCTCCATGTGCGGGCCGAAATTCTGCTCGATGAAGATTTCGCACGACATCCGGCGTGAGCACGGGGGGACGGCGGAGGAGATCGAGGCGGGCATGGCGGAGAAGTCGGCGGAGTTCGCGGCGGCGGGCAACAGGGTGTACCTGCCGATCGCGGACTGA
- a CDS encoding YibE/F family protein, which translates to MTPPQPPSQPPPPHPAEPPSRPTPPQPPPAAGHGHGHSHSHSHGPAAPVSQHLRKVIAAVLIPFATAVLVGLAILWPGGAPAHERTGVGFDRQTEQGKVVGVDTIDCKDANVAPQQPAPGDPAQPPSDSAPTTCKKATVEVTTGAEKGRTFTEIVQPESSRQLKQGQEVVVAYAPNAPRDLQFSVTDVNRKLPLTLLAGIFAVAVVVVGRMKGVMALIALVASFAVLTLFILPAVLQGSNPLVVAVVGASAIMLIALYACHGLNARTSVAVIGTLISLLLIGLLGSLFIGWAFLSGNIDDNTGLIHSLYPSIDMSGLLLAGVIIGSLGVLDDVTVTQTSAVWELHQADPTMGPRALYRAAIRIGRDHIASVVNTLVLAYAGAALPLLLLFSIAQSSVGTVANSELVAEEIVRTLVGSIGLVASVPVTTALAALVVSADRSGSGAGSRTTPDAQPVRTGRGRRRKS; encoded by the coding sequence GTGACCCCACCACAGCCCCCGTCCCAGCCCCCGCCCCCGCACCCGGCCGAGCCGCCCTCCCGGCCGACGCCCCCGCAGCCTCCCCCCGCCGCAGGTCACGGGCACGGACACAGCCACAGCCACAGCCACGGCCCCGCCGCACCCGTCTCCCAACACCTGCGCAAGGTGATCGCGGCGGTGCTGATCCCCTTCGCGACGGCGGTGCTCGTCGGGCTCGCGATCCTGTGGCCGGGCGGCGCACCGGCCCACGAGCGCACCGGAGTCGGCTTCGACCGGCAGACGGAACAGGGCAAGGTCGTCGGCGTCGACACCATCGACTGCAAGGACGCGAACGTCGCCCCGCAGCAGCCCGCACCGGGCGATCCGGCGCAGCCTCCGAGCGACAGTGCCCCCACCACCTGCAAGAAGGCCACCGTCGAGGTGACCACCGGCGCGGAGAAGGGCCGCACCTTCACCGAGATCGTCCAGCCGGAATCCTCACGGCAGTTGAAGCAGGGTCAGGAGGTCGTCGTCGCGTACGCCCCGAACGCGCCGCGCGATCTGCAGTTCTCGGTGACCGACGTGAACCGGAAGCTTCCACTCACCCTGCTCGCCGGGATCTTCGCCGTCGCGGTGGTCGTGGTCGGCCGGATGAAGGGCGTCATGGCGCTGATCGCGCTGGTCGCGTCGTTCGCGGTACTGACCCTGTTCATCCTCCCGGCTGTCCTCCAGGGGTCGAATCCGCTGGTCGTGGCGGTGGTCGGGGCGAGCGCCATCATGCTGATCGCCCTGTACGCCTGTCACGGCCTGAACGCGCGCACCTCCGTGGCCGTCATCGGCACGCTGATCTCGCTGCTGCTGATCGGGCTGCTCGGATCGCTGTTCATCGGCTGGGCGTTCCTGTCCGGGAACATCGACGACAACACCGGCCTGATCCACAGCCTCTACCCGTCGATCGACATGAGCGGCCTGCTCCTCGCGGGCGTCATCATCGGCTCGCTCGGTGTCCTCGACGACGTGACGGTCACCCAGACCTCCGCCGTCTGGGAACTGCACCAGGCCGACCCGACGATGGGCCCGCGCGCGCTGTACCGGGCGGCGATCCGCATCGGCCGCGACCACATCGCGTCGGTCGTCAACACCCTCGTCCTGGCCTATGCGGGCGCCGCGCTGCCCCTGCTGCTGCTGTTCTCCATCGCCCAGTCCAGCGTGGGCACGGTGGCCAACAGCGAGCTGGTCGCGGAGGAGATCGTCCGCACCCTGGTCGGCTCGATCGGCCTGGTCGCCTCCGTCCCGGTGACGACCGCACTCGCCGCCCTGGTGGTCTCCGCGGACCGCTCGGGCTCCGGTGCCGGCTCTCGTACGACGCCGGACGCGCAGCCGGTACGGACCGGGCGCGGTCGGCGCCGCAAGAGCTGA
- a CDS encoding SsgA family sporulation/cell division regulator: MRESVQAEVMMSFLVSEELSFRIPVELMYEARDPYAIRLTFHLPGDAPVTWAFGRELLVDGINEPCGEGDVHISPTDPDELADVHIRLQVGGDRALFRASAAPLVAFLDRTDKLVPLGQEHTQSDYAECLEDELGRILAEENAG, from the coding sequence ATGCGCGAGTCGGTTCAGGCAGAGGTCATGATGAGCTTCCTCGTCTCTGAGGAGCTCTCCTTCCGCATTCCGGTGGAGCTCATGTATGAGGCGAGGGACCCGTACGCGATCCGCCTGACCTTCCACCTGCCCGGCGACGCCCCTGTGACCTGGGCTTTCGGCCGTGAACTGCTGGTCGACGGAATCAACGAGCCCTGCGGCGAGGGCGACGTGCACATCTCGCCGACCGATCCGGACGAACTCGCCGACGTCCACATCAGGCTCCAGGTCGGCGGCGACCGGGCGCTGTTCCGGGCGAGCGCGGCGCCCCTGGTGGCGTTCCTCGACCGCACCGACAAGCTGGTGCCGCTCGGCCAGGAGCATACGCAGAGTGACTATGCGGAGTGCCTGGAGGACGAGCTGGGCCGCATCCTCGCGGAGGAGAACGCGGGCTGA
- a CDS encoding IclR family transcriptional regulator, translating to MATAQPTTRPTAAPRTTAPARPAAPAPAAPPSVPAPGGPTSAPTLIGSVQRALRLLEAVSDHPGGAPAKQLAREAGLPLPTAYHLLRTLTHEGYLHREQGVFVLGSAAGRLGRGGAGQARRSTITEAMERWRDTLGAAVYFAVYRDGEVELTALAESIEHPAVEEWADLRETAHAHAIGQCLLSQLDTRTRQDHLDRHPVEALTTYTVRDGSSLLERLAAIERMETVFERQEYALGTVCAAIPVTIGQTATVLAISLPLDQEYRLEATIERLRGEIAEVARSLMFSISI from the coding sequence ATGGCCACGGCCCAGCCCACGACCCGACCGACCGCCGCACCCCGCACCACCGCACCCGCCCGGCCCGCCGCACCCGCACCCGCCGCGCCCCCTTCCGTGCCCGCGCCCGGCGGTCCCACGTCGGCCCCCACCCTGATCGGTTCGGTCCAGCGCGCGCTGCGCCTGCTGGAAGCCGTCAGCGACCATCCCGGCGGCGCCCCCGCCAAGCAGCTCGCCCGTGAGGCCGGTCTGCCGCTGCCCACCGCCTACCACCTGCTGCGCACCCTGACCCACGAGGGATACCTCCATCGTGAGCAGGGTGTTTTCGTGCTCGGGTCCGCCGCGGGGCGGCTGGGGCGGGGAGGAGCGGGCCAGGCCCGCCGCAGCACGATCACCGAGGCGATGGAGCGCTGGCGCGACACGCTCGGGGCCGCGGTGTACTTCGCCGTCTACCGCGACGGCGAAGTCGAACTGACGGCCCTCGCCGAGAGCATCGAACACCCCGCCGTCGAAGAGTGGGCCGACCTCCGCGAGACCGCGCACGCGCACGCCATCGGCCAGTGCCTGCTGTCCCAGCTGGACACCCGTACCCGTCAGGACCACCTCGACCGTCACCCCGTCGAAGCCCTGACCACGTACACCGTGCGCGACGGTTCCTCCCTGCTGGAGAGGCTGGCGGCCATCGAGCGGATGGAGACGGTCTTCGAGCGCCAGGAGTACGCGCTCGGCACGGTCTGCGCGGCGATCCCGGTCACGATCGGGCAGACGGCGACGGTGCTGGCGATCTCCCTGCCGCTCGACCAGGAGTACCGCCTGGAGGCCACGATCGAACGTCTGCGCGGTGAAATCGCCGAGGTGGCACGTTCGCTCATGTTCTCTATCAGTATCTGA
- a CDS encoding DUF5326 family protein, with translation MAAREIFGGLPAWVKWVAIPALVLIVFGGMILTAIGTLIGLLFKLLVLVALVGGLIYVVRRFKSSSSSGGSSKGW, from the coding sequence ATGGCTGCACGGGAAATATTCGGAGGTCTTCCGGCCTGGGTGAAGTGGGTCGCGATTCCGGCCCTCGTCCTCATCGTGTTCGGCGGAATGATCCTCACCGCGATCGGCACCCTGATCGGCCTGCTGTTCAAGCTGCTGGTCCTGGTGGCACTGGTGGGCGGTCTGATCTACGTCGTACGGCGCTTCAAGTCGTCCTCCTCGTCCGGCGGCTCCTCCAAGGGCTGGTGA
- a CDS encoding cupin domain-containing protein yields the protein MKAFRLDELEAERAANDGAYLQFLKERNMSAGLYALDAGSTDPQQPHQEDEIYFVVSGRAAITIGMETTQVARGSVVYVPAGVAHKFHHISEDLRVLVVFSPPES from the coding sequence ATGAAGGCATTCCGACTGGACGAGCTGGAGGCGGAGCGCGCCGCCAACGACGGCGCGTATCTGCAGTTCCTCAAGGAACGGAACATGTCGGCCGGTCTGTACGCGCTCGACGCGGGCTCGACGGACCCGCAGCAGCCGCACCAAGAGGACGAGATCTACTTCGTGGTGAGCGGCCGGGCGGCGATCACCATTGGCATGGAGACGACACAGGTGGCGCGGGGCAGCGTGGTCTACGTACCGGCCGGAGTGGCGCACAAGTTCCACCACATCTCGGAGGACCTGCGGGTGCTGGTGGTGTTCTCTCCGCCGGAGAGCTGA
- a CDS encoding phage holin family protein: MMNFAVKTIANAVALWVAVWLVRDITLTGDSTGRKIGTLIVVALLFGLVNFLVKPVVKLLSFPLFVLTLGLFTLVVNALMLLLTSWLADKFDLAFHVEGFWTAVLGALIISVVSWALNVILPDGKD, translated from the coding sequence ATGATGAATTTCGCAGTCAAGACGATCGCCAACGCGGTCGCCCTCTGGGTCGCCGTATGGCTCGTCCGGGACATCACCCTCACCGGCGACAGCACCGGCCGCAAGATCGGCACCCTCATCGTCGTGGCCCTGCTCTTCGGGCTGGTGAACTTCCTGGTCAAGCCGGTGGTGAAGCTTTTGTCCTTCCCGCTGTTCGTGCTCACGCTCGGCCTGTTCACCCTGGTCGTCAACGCGCTGATGCTGCTGCTGACGTCCTGGCTGGCCGACAAGTTCGACCTGGCCTTCCACGTCGAGGGTTTCTGGACCGCCGTGCTCGGCGCCCTGATCATCAGCGTCGTTTCCTGGGCACTCAACGTGATCCTCCCCGACGGAAAGGACTGA
- a CDS encoding cystathionine gamma-lyase, with amino-acid sequence MPISDEDGDGTRSVRAGLPDPVAHEPALPGPVFAAHFHLPGEPTGPYTYGRDENPTWTHLERAIGELEDPGGAAHTVVFASGMAAVSAVLLSQASSGDTVVLPDDGYQALPLVREQLEAYGVRVRTAPTAGEAQIAQLTGARLLWIESPSNPGLDVCDIRVLVDAAHEAGALVAVDNTLATPLGQRPLDLGADFSVASGTKGLTGHGDLLLGYVTCRDAELAARVRRWRKVVGAIPGPMEAWLAHRSLATLHLRADRQGASALVLATALHGHPYVSDLRYPGLPEDPSYAIAVRQMQRFGCVVSFTLPDKAFAERFLEALRLVDDATSFGGVRSTAERRGRWGGDAVPEGFIRLSVGAEDADDLIVDVLRALEVAGGPLDGPAS; translated from the coding sequence ATGCCGATATCCGACGAGGACGGCGACGGCACCCGGTCCGTACGGGCCGGGCTGCCCGACCCCGTCGCCCACGAGCCGGCCCTCCCGGGGCCGGTGTTCGCCGCGCACTTCCACCTGCCGGGCGAGCCCACCGGCCCGTACACCTACGGTCGCGACGAGAACCCCACCTGGACGCATCTGGAAAGGGCGATCGGTGAGCTGGAGGACCCCGGCGGGGCGGCGCACACGGTCGTCTTCGCCTCCGGCATGGCCGCCGTCTCCGCAGTGCTGCTCTCCCAGGCGTCGTCGGGCGACACCGTCGTCCTGCCCGACGACGGCTACCAGGCGCTCCCCCTCGTACGCGAGCAGTTGGAGGCGTACGGGGTCCGGGTGCGCACCGCGCCCACGGCGGGTGAGGCTCAGATCGCCCAGCTCACCGGGGCGAGGCTGCTGTGGATCGAGTCGCCGTCCAATCCCGGCCTCGACGTCTGCGACATCCGCGTCCTCGTCGACGCCGCCCACGAGGCGGGCGCGCTGGTCGCCGTCGACAACACCCTCGCCACCCCGCTCGGGCAGCGTCCGCTCGACCTGGGCGCCGACTTCTCGGTGGCCAGCGGCACCAAGGGACTCACCGGCCACGGCGATCTGCTGCTCGGTTACGTGACCTGCCGCGATGCCGAACTCGCGGCACGGGTACGGCGCTGGCGCAAGGTCGTCGGCGCGATCCCCGGCCCCATGGAAGCCTGGCTCGCCCACCGTTCCCTGGCCACCCTGCATCTGCGGGCGGACCGGCAGGGGGCGAGCGCCCTGGTGCTGGCGACGGCCCTGCACGGCCACCCGTACGTGAGCGACCTGCGCTATCCGGGGCTGCCCGAGGACCCGTCGTACGCGATCGCGGTGCGGCAGATGCAGCGCTTCGGGTGCGTGGTGTCCTTCACTCTGCCGGACAAGGCGTTCGCGGAAAGGTTCCTGGAGGCCCTGCGGCTGGTGGACGACGCGACCAGCTTCGGCGGCGTACGGTCCACGGCCGAGCGGCGCGGGCGGTGGGGCGGTGACGCCGTGCCGGAGGGGTTCATCCGGCTTTCGGTGGGTGCGGAGGACGCGGACGACCTGATCGTCGACGTGCTGCGGGCGCTGGAGGTGGCGGGCGGACCACTTGACGGACCGGCCTCGTGA
- a CDS encoding LysR family transcriptional regulator → MDLALLRTFVTVHRAGSFTRAAALLGLSQPAVTGQIRTLERQLGRPLFLRRARGVTPTAIGDELAHRAAPHLDALVEITETGLDDQSGVRTLHLAGPPEFTSLRALPALAPLTAQGLALRVAFGSSEETLEGLAAGHHDLALTTDRPRGGLLTATALCDEEHVLVAAPRWAKHLTPELLADKGAVVLENLPVVEVHESLPLVARYWAAVFDTPPAAAGTVVAPDLRAVLTAATAGAGLAVLPRYLCADALAHGDVVALYEPAVPPLRTYFLAVRTGTLSQPHLARAHEWLLRAAGDWC, encoded by the coding sequence ATGGATCTGGCCCTGCTGCGCACCTTCGTCACCGTCCACCGGGCGGGCTCCTTCACCCGGGCGGCCGCCCTACTCGGGCTCTCCCAGCCCGCTGTCACGGGCCAGATCCGCACGCTGGAGCGGCAGCTGGGCCGCCCCTTGTTCCTCCGGCGGGCGCGTGGTGTCACGCCCACCGCCATCGGCGACGAGCTCGCCCACCGCGCGGCTCCGCACCTCGACGCCCTCGTCGAGATCACCGAGACCGGCCTCGACGACCAGTCGGGCGTACGCACCCTGCACCTCGCCGGGCCCCCCGAGTTCACGTCGCTGCGCGCCCTGCCCGCCCTCGCTCCGCTCACCGCCCAGGGCCTGGCCCTGCGGGTCGCCTTCGGCAGCTCCGAGGAGACCCTCGAAGGGCTCGCCGCCGGACACCACGACCTGGCGCTCACCACCGACCGGCCGCGCGGCGGGCTGCTGACCGCCACCGCGCTGTGCGACGAGGAGCACGTCCTGGTCGCCGCCCCGCGCTGGGCCAAGCACCTCACGCCGGAACTCCTCGCCGACAAGGGCGCCGTCGTGCTGGAGAACCTCCCCGTCGTGGAGGTGCACGAGAGCCTGCCGCTCGTCGCCCGCTACTGGGCCGCCGTCTTCGACACCCCGCCCGCCGCCGCGGGCACCGTCGTCGCCCCCGACCTGCGTGCCGTACTGACCGCCGCCACAGCGGGCGCGGGCCTGGCCGTGCTGCCCCGCTACCTGTGCGCGGACGCGCTGGCACACGGCGACGTGGTGGCGCTGTACGAGCCCGCCGTGCCGCCGCTGCGCACCTATTTCCTGGCCGTACGCACCGGCACGCTCTCCCAGCCGCACCTCGCGCGGGCACACGAATGGCTGCTGCGCGCTGCCGGTGACTGGTGCTGA
- a CDS encoding NUDIX domain-containing protein, whose protein sequence is MTERPVVKRTARAVLLDGDHLVLIKRTKPGVDPYWVTPGGGVEPEDATVVDALHREVDEELGAKISDVVPCFVDTVEHITGSGMAGAKVQHFFVCRLESMDPALRHGPEVDDPLGEYEIVRVPFSRVGIAAVHLVPLSLRHYLDGNIEGVRALLAPDLG, encoded by the coding sequence ATGACCGAACGTCCCGTGGTCAAGCGCACCGCACGCGCCGTCCTCCTCGACGGCGACCACCTCGTCCTCATCAAACGCACCAAACCCGGCGTCGATCCGTACTGGGTGACCCCCGGCGGGGGAGTCGAACCGGAGGACGCCACTGTCGTGGACGCCCTGCACCGGGAGGTGGACGAGGAGCTCGGGGCGAAGATCAGCGACGTGGTGCCCTGCTTCGTCGACACCGTCGAGCACATCACCGGCAGCGGCATGGCCGGTGCCAAGGTGCAGCACTTCTTCGTCTGTCGCCTGGAGTCCATGGACCCGGCGCTGCGGCACGGCCCGGAGGTGGACGATCCCCTCGGCGAGTACGAGATCGTGCGCGTGCCCTTCAGCCGGGTCGGCATCGCGGCCGTCCATCTCGTACCGCTGTCGCTGCGTCACTACCTGGACGGCAACATCGAGGGCGTACGGGCACTGCTGGCACCGGACCTGGGCTAA
- a CDS encoding globin domain-containing protein yields MDVPTTTPAGNSGAAEQHSEAGHKPAADPAPTASVLFFGSTPPRTPAAPKAHQPSPDAVRVRRTLAEIAPVADRATSYFYALLFVRHPELRQLFPPAMDTQRDRLFKALLTAADHMDTPEVLREYLRHLGSGHRKYGTRSAHYPAVGEALIGALARYAEAVWDRETEAAWIRTYTAVSQIMIDAAAESELTSPAWWHAEVVAHDLRTPDIAVVTLRPDQPYPFLAGQYTSLETPWWPRIWRHYSFAAAPRPDGLLTLHVKAVPAGWVSNALVHRARPGDVLRLGPPSGSMTVDHTTDNGLLCLGGGTGIAPIKALVEDVAEHGERRPVEVFYGARTDYDLYDIDTMLRMAKAHSWLSVRPVVDDRSQFPDAVRQFGPWNAYDAYLSGPPGMIRSGLDALRTVGIPGSRIRHDAVEELVAAGD; encoded by the coding sequence ATGGACGTTCCGACCACCACACCGGCCGGGAACAGCGGTGCGGCCGAGCAGCACAGCGAGGCCGGGCACAAACCCGCCGCGGACCCCGCGCCGACGGCCTCCGTACTTTTCTTCGGGAGCACCCCGCCCCGGACCCCCGCCGCCCCCAAGGCCCACCAGCCCTCCCCGGACGCCGTCCGCGTGCGCCGGACCCTGGCGGAGATCGCGCCGGTGGCGGACCGGGCCACCTCGTACTTCTACGCGCTGCTGTTCGTCCGGCACCCCGAGCTGCGCCAGCTGTTCCCGCCCGCGATGGACACCCAGCGCGACCGGCTCTTCAAGGCGCTGCTCACCGCCGCCGACCACATGGACACCCCGGAAGTGCTGCGGGAGTACCTGAGACACCTCGGCTCCGGGCACCGCAAGTACGGCACGCGGTCCGCGCACTATCCGGCCGTCGGCGAGGCCCTGATAGGTGCGCTGGCGCGGTACGCGGAGGCGGTGTGGGACCGGGAGACGGAGGCCGCCTGGATCCGGACGTACACGGCCGTCTCGCAGATCATGATCGACGCGGCGGCGGAGAGCGAGCTGACCTCGCCCGCCTGGTGGCACGCCGAGGTCGTCGCCCACGACCTGCGCACCCCCGACATAGCCGTGGTCACGCTGCGCCCCGACCAGCCGTACCCCTTCCTGGCGGGGCAGTACACCAGCCTGGAGACGCCCTGGTGGCCGCGGATCTGGCGGCACTACTCCTTCGCGGCGGCCCCGCGCCCGGACGGTCTGCTCACCCTGCACGTGAAGGCGGTCCCGGCGGGCTGGGTGTCGAACGCGCTGGTGCACAGGGCCCGCCCCGGCGACGTGCTGCGGCTCGGCCCGCCGTCCGGTTCGATGACTGTCGACCACACCACCGACAACGGGCTGCTCTGCCTCGGCGGCGGCACCGGCATCGCCCCCATCAAGGCGCTGGTCGAGGACGTCGCGGAGCACGGCGAGCGGCGGCCCGTCGAGGTGTTCTACGGGGCGCGCACCGACTACGACCTCTACGACATCGACACCATGCTGCGCATGGCGAAGGCGCACTCCTGGCTCTCGGTGCGGCCGGTCGTCGACGACCGCTCCCAGTTCCCGGACGCCGTGCGGCAGTTCGGGCCGTGGAACGCGTACGATGCCTATCTCTCCGGTCCGCCCGGCATGATCCGCAGCGGCCTCGACGCGCTGCGCACGGTGGGCATACCGGGCAGCCGGATACGGCACGACGCGGTGGAGGAGCTGGTGGCCGCGGGCGATTAG
- a CDS encoding MFS transporter — MPLALLALAIGAFGIGTTEFVIMGLLPEVAAEYQVSIPTAGYLVTGYGLGVVLGAPLMTALGTRVSRKNMLMLLMGLFVAGNLISAVAPAFGVMLTGRVIASFTHGAFFGIGSIVAAGMVAPHKKAGALSMMFTGLTLANVVGVPFGTWLGQQVSWRATFFVVAGLGVIGLAGIAQLVPDMPKPAGVRLRDEVAAFRNVQVLLAMAMTVLGFGGVFAAITYITPMLTDVAGYAPGSVTWLLVLFGLGMVVGNLIGGRFADRALMPLLYVSLAGLAVVLALFTVTAHDKVAAAVTLFLIGAFGFATVPPLQKRVLDQAAAAPTLASAGNIGAFNLGNSLAAWLGGLVIAGGLGLTAPNWVGAALAVSALLVALLSGSLDRRTTRNGSRVVAGAGATPEPVAVAAQR; from the coding sequence ATGCCGCTCGCGCTCCTCGCCCTGGCCATCGGCGCCTTCGGTATCGGCACCACCGAATTCGTGATCATGGGGTTGCTCCCCGAGGTGGCCGCCGAATACCAGGTCTCGATCCCCACCGCCGGATACCTCGTCACCGGATACGGTCTCGGCGTCGTCCTCGGAGCCCCGCTGATGACCGCACTCGGCACCCGCGTCTCCCGCAAGAACATGCTGATGCTGCTCATGGGGCTCTTCGTCGCGGGCAACCTGATCTCCGCCGTCGCCCCGGCCTTCGGAGTGATGCTGACCGGGCGCGTCATCGCCTCCTTCACCCACGGCGCGTTCTTCGGCATCGGCTCGATCGTCGCCGCCGGTATGGTCGCGCCTCACAAGAAGGCCGGGGCCCTGTCGATGATGTTCACCGGCCTGACCCTCGCCAATGTGGTCGGTGTCCCGTTCGGCACCTGGCTCGGACAGCAGGTCAGCTGGCGGGCCACCTTCTTCGTCGTCGCAGGACTCGGCGTGATCGGCCTCGCGGGCATCGCCCAACTGGTCCCGGACATGCCGAAGCCCGCAGGCGTACGGCTGCGCGACGAGGTGGCGGCGTTCCGCAACGTGCAGGTGCTGCTCGCCATGGCGATGACGGTCCTCGGTTTCGGCGGAGTGTTCGCCGCGATCACCTACATCACGCCGATGCTGACCGACGTCGCGGGCTACGCGCCGGGTTCCGTCACCTGGCTGCTGGTCCTCTTCGGCCTCGGCATGGTCGTCGGCAACCTGATCGGCGGCCGGTTCGCGGACCGCGCGCTGATGCCTCTGCTGTACGTGTCCCTGGCCGGGCTCGCCGTGGTCCTCGCCCTCTTCACCGTGACCGCGCACGACAAGGTCGCCGCCGCCGTCACCCTCTTCCTGATCGGCGCGTTCGGCTTCGCGACCGTGCCGCCGTTGCAGAAGCGGGTACTGGACCAGGCCGCAGCCGCCCCCACGCTGGCCTCCGCGGGGAACATCGGTGCCTTCAACCTCGGCAACTCCCTGGCGGCCTGGCTCGGCGGCCTCGTCATCGCCGGTGGGCTCGGGCTCACGGCTCCGAACTGGGTCGGCGCGGCCCTCGCCGTGTCCGCGCTGCTCGTCGCCCTCCTGTCGGGCTCCCTGGACCGTCGTACGACCAGGAACGGAAGCCGGGTCGTCGCGGGAGCGGGAGCCACTCCCGAACCGGTGGCAGTCGCCGCGCAGCGCTGA